A stretch of the Odontesthes bonariensis isolate fOdoBon6 chromosome 5, fOdoBon6.hap1, whole genome shotgun sequence genome encodes the following:
- the LOC142380089 gene encoding CUGBP Elav-like family member 3 isoform X4 codes for MKEEMEGVMDGCKDREKMNRPIQVKPADSEGRGEDRKLFVGMLGKQQSDEDVRRLFEPFGSIDECTVLRGPDGTSKGCAFVKFQGHAEAQAAINSLHGSRTMPGASSSLVVKFADTEKERGLRRMQQVASQLGIFSPMTLNFPAYNAYTQAVNAQLVQQQALVAQSAYLSPVATVAAVQMQQMAALNANGIIATPITPITPSSGTNTPPAIAATPVSALPPPLGVNGYSSVPAPTSGQQTETLYTNGVHTYQAQSPAALDPLQQAYAGMQHYTAAYPAAYGLVGQPFPQQPTLVAQQHQQPQQQQQREGPEGCNIFIYHLPQEFSDSEMLQMFLPFGNVISAKVFVDRATNQSKCFGFVSFDNPASAQAAIQSMNGFQIGMKRLKVQLKRPKDANRPY; via the exons ATGAAGGAAGAAATGGAAGGGGTGATGGATGGATGCAAGGATAGAGAAAAG ATGAATCGGCCAATCCAGGTGAAACCAGCTGACAGCGAAGGCCGAGGAG AAGACAGGAAGTTGTTTGTGGGCATGCTGGGAAAGCAACAGAGTGATGAGGATGTCAGAAGGCTGTTTGAGCCCTTCGGCAGCATAGATGAGTGTACTGTTTTGAGAGGACCAGATGGCACAAGCAAAG GGTGTGCTTTTGTGAAATTCCAAGGACATGCCGAAGCCCAAGCTGCCATTAATAGCTTGCATGGGAGCCGCACAATGCCT GGCGCATCGTCAAGTCTGGTGGTGAAGTTTGCTGACACAGAGAAGGAGCGGGGGCTGAGGAGGATGCAGCAGGTGGCCTCCCAGCTCGGCATCTTCAGCCCCATGACCCTCAATTTCCCTGCCTACAATGCCTACACACAGGCGGTCAACGCACAG CTTGTCCAACAGCAAGCCCTGGTTGCCCAGTCAGCGTACTTGTCTCCTGTGGCAACAGTTGCCGCTGTACAGATGCAGCAGATGGCGGCACTCAATGCCAATGGAATCATCGCCACACCCATTACACCCATCACGCCGTCCTCGG GTACGAACACCCCACCAGCAATCGCAGCAACACCTGTGTCAGCGCTCCCTCCACCACTAGGAGTGAATGGTTACAGCAGCGTGCCAGCTCCCACCAGTGGACAACAAACTGAAACACTATACACTAATGGCGTTCACACATATCAAG CCCAGAGTCCAGCAGCCTTGGATCCACTACAGCAAGCTTACGCAGGCATGCAACACTACACAG CCGCGTACCCTGCTGCCTACGGATTGGTTGGCCAGCCGTTTCCCCAGCAGCCAACGCTGGTTGCCCAGCAACACCAGCAGCCCCAGCAACAGCAGCAAAGAGAAG GTCCAGAGGGGTGTAACATCTTCATCTACCACCTGCCTCAGGAGTTCAGTGACTCTGAGATGCTGCAGATGTTCCTGCCCTTTGGCAATGTCATATCAGCTAAGGTGTTTGTGGACCGTGCCACCAACCAGAGCAAATGCTTcg GGTTTGTGAGCTTTGACAACCCAGCCAGTGCTCAGGCCGCCATCCAGTCCATGAATGGTTTCCAGATCGGCATGAAAAGACTTAAAGTGCAGCTCAAAAGGCCCAAAGATGCCAACCGCCCATACTGA
- the cers2b gene encoding ceramide synthase 2, translated as MLSELGEWFWQERLWFPEGLGWADLEDRDGRVYAKARDLWVALPIALVFLIIRQIFERTVATPLASLLGVKETVRLKVPHNPALESYYCNISKTPIQSSVLSLCKQTGYSERQVQRWFRRRRNQDRPSLLKKFREASWRFTFYLLAFIAGLAALIDKPWLYDVKEMWEGFPVLTLLPSQYCYYMIELGFYGSLLFSVASDVKRKDFKEQIVHHVATILLISFSWCVNYIRAGTLIMLVHDSSDYFLESAKMFNYAGWRNACNYIFIVFAAVFIITRLVIFPFWIIYCTWIYPVTIYKPFFGYYFFNGLLMTLQCLHIFWAVLIIRIAVRFLTNNEKVDDERSDKDETDESGEEEDEAKDKKHGKKNGPVQNGHTVHNNNHRKTE; from the exons ATGCTGTCGGAGCTGGGTGAATGGTTCTGGCAGGAGCGCCTGTGGTTTCCGGAGGGTCTGGGCTGGGCTGACCTGGAGGATCGGGATGGACGAGTATACGCCAAAGCTCGGGATTTATGGGTGGCACTTCCCATCGCCCTGGTATTCCTCATCATTCGTCAGATCTTTGAAAG GACGGTGGCCACGCCCTTGGCCTCTCTTCTCGGAGTGAAAGAGACTGTGCGGCTTAAGGTCCCACACAACCCCGCACTGGAGTCCTACTACTGTAACATCTCCAAAACCCCCATCCAG TCTTCGGTATTGAGCCTTTGCAAGCAGACTGGCTACTCGGAAAGACAAGTGCAGCGATGGTTCAGAAGACGGAGGAACCAGGACAGACCGAGCTTGCTCAAAAAGTTTCGAGAGGCCAG TTGGAGATTTACCTTTTACCTTCTTGCTTTCATTGCTGGCCTGGCCGCCCTCATCGAT AAACCTTGGCTGTACGACGTGAAGGAGATGTGGGAAGGCTTTCCAGTGCTG ACTCTCCTTCCGTCTCAGTATTGTTACTACATGATCGAGCTGGGCTTCTACGGCTCTCTGCTCTTCAGTGTGGCTTCAGACGTCAAACGCAAA GACTTCAAGGAGCAGATAGTTCACCACGTAGCGACCATCCTCCTCATCAGCTTCTCCTGGTGTGTGAACTACATTCGTGCTGGAACTCTCATCATGCTGGTGCACGACTCCTCTGATTACTTCCTCGAG TCTGCAAAGATGTTCAACTATGCTGGGTGGCGAAATGCCTGTAATTACATCTTCATCGTATTTGCTGCAGTCTTCATTATCACCCGCCTCGTTATCTTCCCCTtctg GATTATTTACTGTACCTGGATATACCCGGTGACCATCTACAAGCCCTTCTTTGGCTACTACTTTTTCAACGGGCTgctgatgactctgcagtgtCTTCATATATTCTGGGCTGTTCTCATCATTCGCATCGCAGTACGCTTCCTCACCAACAAT gaaaaagtgGACGATGAAAGAAGCGACAAAGATGAAACGGACGAATCGGGAGAGGAGGAAGACGAGGCAAAGGATAAAAAGCACGGGAAGAAAAATGGACCGGTGCAGAACGGCCACACAGtccacaacaacaaccacaggaAAACAGAGTGA
- the LOC142380089 gene encoding CUGBP Elav-like family member 3 isoform X5, translating to MKEEMEGVMDGCKDREKMNRPIQVKPADSEGRGDRKLFVGMLGKQQSDEDVRRLFEPFGSIDECTVLRGPDGTSKGCAFVKFQGHAEAQAAINSLHGSRTMPGASSSLVVKFADTEKERGLRRMQQVASQLGIFSPMTLNFPAYNAYTQAVNAQLVQQQALVAQSAYLSPVATVAAVQMQQMAALNANGIIATPITPITPSSGTNTPPAIAATPVSALPPPLGVNGYSSVPAPTSGQQTETLYTNGVHTYQAQSPAALDPLQQAYAGMQHYTAAYPAAYGLVGQPFPQQPTLVAQQHQQPQQQQQREGPEGCNIFIYHLPQEFSDSEMLQMFLPFGNVISAKVFVDRATNQSKCFGFVSFDNPASAQAAIQSMNGFQIGMKRLKVQLKRPKDANRPY from the exons ATGAAGGAAGAAATGGAAGGGGTGATGGATGGATGCAAGGATAGAGAAAAG ATGAATCGGCCAATCCAGGTGAAACCAGCTGACAGCGAAGGCCGAGGAG ACAGGAAGTTGTTTGTGGGCATGCTGGGAAAGCAACAGAGTGATGAGGATGTCAGAAGGCTGTTTGAGCCCTTCGGCAGCATAGATGAGTGTACTGTTTTGAGAGGACCAGATGGCACAAGCAAAG GGTGTGCTTTTGTGAAATTCCAAGGACATGCCGAAGCCCAAGCTGCCATTAATAGCTTGCATGGGAGCCGCACAATGCCT GGCGCATCGTCAAGTCTGGTGGTGAAGTTTGCTGACACAGAGAAGGAGCGGGGGCTGAGGAGGATGCAGCAGGTGGCCTCCCAGCTCGGCATCTTCAGCCCCATGACCCTCAATTTCCCTGCCTACAATGCCTACACACAGGCGGTCAACGCACAG CTTGTCCAACAGCAAGCCCTGGTTGCCCAGTCAGCGTACTTGTCTCCTGTGGCAACAGTTGCCGCTGTACAGATGCAGCAGATGGCGGCACTCAATGCCAATGGAATCATCGCCACACCCATTACACCCATCACGCCGTCCTCGG GTACGAACACCCCACCAGCAATCGCAGCAACACCTGTGTCAGCGCTCCCTCCACCACTAGGAGTGAATGGTTACAGCAGCGTGCCAGCTCCCACCAGTGGACAACAAACTGAAACACTATACACTAATGGCGTTCACACATATCAAG CCCAGAGTCCAGCAGCCTTGGATCCACTACAGCAAGCTTACGCAGGCATGCAACACTACACAG CCGCGTACCCTGCTGCCTACGGATTGGTTGGCCAGCCGTTTCCCCAGCAGCCAACGCTGGTTGCCCAGCAACACCAGCAGCCCCAGCAACAGCAGCAAAGAGAAG GTCCAGAGGGGTGTAACATCTTCATCTACCACCTGCCTCAGGAGTTCAGTGACTCTGAGATGCTGCAGATGTTCCTGCCCTTTGGCAATGTCATATCAGCTAAGGTGTTTGTGGACCGTGCCACCAACCAGAGCAAATGCTTcg GGTTTGTGAGCTTTGACAACCCAGCCAGTGCTCAGGCCGCCATCCAGTCCATGAATGGTTTCCAGATCGGCATGAAAAGACTTAAAGTGCAGCTCAAAAGGCCCAAAGATGCCAACCGCCCATACTGA